The window TTCCCTGTCGTCGCGCCGAACCGGGATATTCGGAGACTTTTCCCCATGGTTGGGTGCGCAACTTTATTTGGGGTTAAAGACTTTTCAGTTAGATGTGTGCCCAAACAGATATAAATTTTTTCCGTCAAACCGGATGGTCCAATCAATGAATAACCGAACCGGTATTTTATTACTGATTCTGTTCTGTCTGGTATTTCAACCGACAGGGCAGACGCTCCCGCTGGTCTTCCAGACTTTGCCTGTTGCTGCCGCGTCCCCTCCATTGACCCTGGTGGATGCTGTCGTTTGTGAAAGTGTCAAAGACCTTTCACCTCAGTACCCTGCAGTTGTATTTTCAATTGTTGCCGGGAAGGTATCCTGCTTTTCTTTTTTTGATCCGGTACCCAAGAAAACCGCTATTTACCATAACTGGTATTATCGTAATAATCTCACGACCAAAATCAAATTGACACTAAAGCCCCCCAGCTGGTCAACCTTCAGCACCATTCAGCTGCGGGAATCCGATATCGGCCCCTGGCGTGTTGAAATAACCGACCAAAAGGGCAAGGTGATTAAAGTGTTGCGGTTCAGTGTAACGGAATAATTCTTTATGGACCCACTTTCATTTATCGGAACTATACGCTGGCAAGATGTTGTAGATATAACGGTTAACAGCTACATCATTTTCCGCCTTTACATTCTGCTGCGGGGCACCAACGCGTTTCGAATCCTCATCGGCTTTGCATTTCTCTGGTTTTTCCAAACGACAGCGGAAGCTTTGGGCCTGATCATTACCAGCTGGGCCATCCAGGGTATCACAGCGGTTGCCGCCATTATCATCATCGTCGTTTTTAGAAATGAAATCCGCAGTGTGCTTCAGGTAAAAAATTTAAAATCGATTCTATGGGGCTTCTCTCATAAAACCACGCCCACCCCCATTGAAGCCATAGTCGACAGCGCTTTTGAACTGGCACGAAAAAGAATGGGCGCCCTGCTGGTATTTCCCGGCCAGAAAGACATCAATGAGCTGGTCCAAAACGGCTTGCCTTGGAAAGGGCTGATTTCCAAAGAGATGATCCTGAGTATTTTCTGGCATGACAATCCGGTGCATGACGGGGCAGTCATCATAAATGGAGATCGGATCCAGGAGGTCGGCGCCATCCTGCCGCTGACGCATCGCACGGACATTCCCTCCCATTACGGGACCCGCCATCGCGCAGCGATTGGACTTTCCGAAATTTCGGATGCTCTGATTATTCTGGTGTCAGAAGAAAAGGGGGCTGTGCTGGTAGCCAAAGATTCGCGCATGGCAACCATTACCCGCAGGGAAAAACTTGAAAGCATTTTGCTCGAACATGTCGGCGCCACGTCGCCAGCCGGCCAGCATCCTCAAAAAGAAAAACTGAAGCTATCGATTGCGGCCCTGCTGTCCCTGCTGTTGGTGACGGGCATCTGGTACAGCTTTTCCAGGGGTCTGGAAACACTCATCAGTCTGGAAACCCCCATCGATTACATGAACCGGGATCCGGAAATGGAAATACTGGATACGTCCATCAATACGGTCAATCTGAACATAAGCGGTTCCGGGCCGCTGATTAAATCTATTCGCCCTGACCAGGTAATGGTTCGAGTTGATTTGAAAAACGCCGCTATCGGAAACAATACCTTCACCATCACCAAGGAAAACATTTCTCTGCCTCCCGGCGTTTATTTAAAAAGCGTGAAACCGGCAACCGTAGAAGTGGTTTTGGATACACCCATTCGGAAACGACTGCCCGTTCAAGTCGACTGGACCGGCAAATTGTCACCGGAGTTGATTCTGGTTCAGGCGGCTCTCGATCCCCCATATGTTGAAATGATCGGCAGGAATAAGATACTGAGAGACATTACAACTATTTATACGAAAAAAGTTTTTTTGGATACGATTACAAAGTCCGGCAGCCTGACCGTTAACCTGGCATTGTCGCCGGCTTCCTTAAAACTTGCACCCGGTTCGAAAGACAAAGTAACGGTTTCGTATGTTGTGGAGAAGCGGTCGCAATAAAAACCTCAGGTTTATAGACTGAAGGCCAAAGGTTTTTAGGTATGGGTCTGTACCATGTGAAATGCATACCCCCTTCAGCCTCTATATCATAAACGCCCCGCCGCAAACATCCAGCGTAACCCCGGTAACAAAATCAGAATCCAGCAGGTATTCGAACGCCCGGACAACATCGTTAACCTGTCCGATGCGCGCGACCACGACCTTTTCCTTTAAGGCCGCCTTTTGCTCCCGAGACCAGTCCGCAAAAATACCGGCGTCTTCAATAAAGGCCGGAGCGATGGCGTTGACCGTGACCCCAAAGGGGCCCAGCTCCCGGGCGCCATATCGGGTAAGGCCCAGCAGGCCCGCCTTGGACGCGGCATAGTGCGGCCCCACCACACCGCCGCCCCGGGCCGCCAAAGAAGAGATATTCACGATACGGCCATATCCTGCCCTCTTCATGCCGGGAATGACTTGTGAAGACCAGTAAAATGCGCTGCTTAAATTGACCCGGATGGTTTCGTCCCACTCCTTAAAGGAGAGGGTATCGAATGATTTTTGCGGCATGATGCCGGCATTGTTGACCAGCACATTCACCGGCCCCAAAGCCTCATTTACCCGCTGGGTCTGCTGCGCAACAATCTCCGGATCACCCCCATCCCCTTTGAGGAACAATACCTGCTGTGGTGATTTTATAAAACCGTCCAGCTGTTGCCGGGCCTTTTGGGCCGATTTTTCATCGGTCCGATAAGTGATGGCCACACAAGCGCCGCGTTTGAGCAGGGATTCGGCAATGCCAAGTCCAATTCCCCGGGTTCCCCCGGTAACGACCGCAACTAATTTTTCCATGATCATACCTTTATAAAAGCTTGCGAATTTTTTCACAGACTGCCGCGGCAACTTCTGCCGTGGAAGCTTTTCCACCCAGGTCCGGTGTCAACGTTCCTTCCTTTAAGACAGCTTCCATGGCCTGCATCACCCGTTCCCCGGACTCGGGAAAACCGAGATGATCGAGCATCATGGCCCCCGACCAGATCTGTCCCATGGGGTTGGCAATCCCTTTACCGGCGATGTCAGGGGCGGAACCGTGAACCGGCTCAAACAGAGAGGGATAATTTCCTTCCGGATTTAAATTGGCGGATGGCGCAATACCGATGCTGCCGGCGATGGCCGCTCCCAGATCGGTCAGTATGTCCCCGAACAGGTTGCTGCCCACCACCACCCCGAAATGCTTCGGGTTGGTTACAAACCGGGCGGAGAGGGCGTCAATATGAAATCTATCGCTCGCCAGGTCCGGGTATTCCTTGGATATCTTTTCAAAAATTTCGTCCCAAAACGGCATGCTGAAGTTGATCCCGTTTGATTTGGTGGCCGAAGTCACCCGCTTTTTACCGGCCTTGCGCGCCAGCTTAAAAGCGTAACGGATAACCCTTTCCACGCCATAACGCGTGAACACGGTGTTTTGGACCACCACCTCCTGGGCGGTGCCCTGGTAGAGCCGTCCACCCATGTTGGAGTATTCACCCTCGTTATTTTCGCGCACCACCAGAAAATCGATGTCTTCGGAAGTTCTGCCCGCCAGGGGCGTTTTGACCCCCGGCAGCAGTTTCACCGGACGAAGATTGATATACTGCTGCAACTCACGGCGAATCGGCAGGAGCAGCCCCCAGAGAGAAACATGATCGGGTACGCCCGGAAATCCCACCGCCCCCAGAAAGATGGCGTCATATTCCCGCAGGACATCGATCCCGTTACCGGGCATCATGCAACCGTTTTTCAGATAATACTCGCAGCTCCAGTCCAAGCGATCATAGTCAAAACGATAGCCGCCATGGACTTCGGCAGCCGTATCCAGAACCTGCTGACCCGCCGGAACCACTTCCTTGCCGATGCCGTCTCCCGGAATCGATGCAATCTTAAAAACTTTCATCAGCTCTTGGCCTCCTTGTCGGTTACTGTGTTCAATTTTAGAGCAGCTTCTAGCACATTTTCAGCCCAGAGACAATCATTACACGCAAGACCGATTATTGATAATCCCTGCGTACCGGATAAAATACATCCATGATGATTTTTATTTGACTATCTTTTTGATATGCGGCAGGACGTTCCGGAATTCATCGGTATCCGCTAACTTGAGCAGTTCGAATATCGCCATTTCCATGGACGTAATCACGGCGCCCGCACGCTTGAGCCTTTCCAGACCGATTTCAAGATTCATCTGACTTGATGCCGATACGGCATCAGCCACGACATGGACACGGTATCCCAGCCGAACACCCCCGACGCCGGTTTGGAAAATACAGATATGGGCCTCAATACCGGCTAAAATAATGGACTTCCGTCCGGTTTCCGCAATGGCCTGCTGAATGATTTCATTTTCAAGACAGCCGAACTGATTCTTACTGAACACGGCCGGATTTGGCACTTTTGCCGCCAGCTCGGGCAAAAAAGTTCCCAGCTTCCGGGGATTCTGCTCGGTCAGTATGATCGGAATGCTTAGAATCCGGGCGATATCAATTAACACAAAAGCATTATTTCGAACCCGGTCGGCCCCCACACAGTTCGCCAGCATCGATTTTTGAAAGTCCACCAGCAGCAGCAGACTATCGTCCTTATTCAATAATTCGGCATATGCATTCAAATATCACCTTCCTTTAACATTTCTTAAATCCTGCCGGCCTTTCCAGCACCAGTTTTACAGCGGCAAAATCCATTTCTCCTAGATTCTGTTTCAAAGCCTCACGGTATAATCGAGTTGCTGCCTGGGCGATTGGAACAGTTGCGCCGGTTTCGGCCGATGCCGCCATCACCAACTCCAGGTCTTTGCTCATGTGCTTGAGCGGAAACTGCGCCGGAAAATCTGAGCTTCTGAACATGCCGGCCTTAAAATGAAAAAGATCACATCCGCCCACTGCGCCACCTGCTTCGGGCTTTCGGCAAGTGCAGCCCCTGCCCGCGTCGCTGCTGCATTTCTGTTCACGGTGCGGTTATACACCATCAGTTCGTATCCTGCCTTCCGGATATTGAGGGCCATCGGTTGCCCCATAATTCCCATGCCGAGAAATCCAACTTTGGGTTTCATCATTCTTTTTCCTTTGATTGAACCGCTTCAAGGTGATGATAGGGCGCAAGGGTTTGGATCCGCTGATCTTCAATGGGCGTACCGACTGTAAAATGATACAGGCTCTGAAAGTGATCGGTTTTCAGCCCCATAATCGCATGAACTTCATCGTCGAAATAACAGCCGATGCCGGTGCCGCGCAGCCCGGCGGCTTCTGCCTCAAGATAAAGAACCTGCCCGATCATCCCCGCTTCCCAGTACAGGTGCCGATAACGATAGGGTTCCGTTTCGATAACGTCCTTAAAGCGGGCGATCATTCCCAGCGAAAATACGCTGCTGCCGGCAATATCCTGATCACAGCTGACGATCTTGGCATCTTGTCGATAATTTTTTTCTTCCAGCAGGTATAACGGAAACCCGTTGACCACCGGCTGCCATAAGAACCCGGGTTTTAATTGGTCCTTTAAGTCTTGCATATCCTTGTCAGTACGTAAAAAAAGATACAATCCCTGCGATTGGCCGCTAACGGCATGAACAAAAATAAGCAGCTGAAGGCACGGCTCAGATATCCCCGCATCAAACGGCGCCCGGCGATCACGCGGAATCGTTTTGTCCAGCATGGAAAGAAACTGATCTCTGGTTATGGATCCTTCCGGATTAAAAGCAACCGCGCTTCTTCTTTTTCTGATAATTTCCGCCGCCGAAAATCTCGATTTCTTGCCATCGAAATCCCCTCGAAATCCATAAATATATGTCTTTTTTTCGGTTTGCGGCTTTTGGGTGCGGTCGGCGGTGCGGTAGATGAACTCCCAGTTAACCGGGGACCGGCTGAGACGATTGGGGGTGCCCATATACGGGCCCTTTGACAATAACGCGACAATCGCATCCGTCAACCCGCACGGCATATCTTCGATGCGGCTGTCATGCACAACGCACATCAGTTCCGCCTGTTCGTTTTCCAGATCTGGATATTGAGTTTTGTCAAATCCCAGAACAGTTTCAATCTGTCGATCCGACAGCTCATTTAGACAGGTCACCTTCCAGCCGAACAGATTTCCCGAAAAGCTCAGGCAGGCAAGGGCGTGCCCGATATCATGATTGCAATACCGAAAAGCACGCTCCCCGTATTTCCATGATTCACGCCAGAAGATACTGCTCAATGCAACCAAAAAACACTTTGTCTGAAAGCGTTGTTCAACCGCTTCCCAGGTTTCACTCGGCAGAAAGCATCGTGGTTCCAAAGCATGCAGAAAAGAATTATAATGATAGAGACCGCTCTTAACAGCATCCATCCCGGGCAGCACCACATACGCCTCGGTTGGGTGGAGGTTTC is drawn from Desulfobacterales bacterium and contains these coding sequences:
- a CDS encoding DUF2914 domain-containing protein translates to MNNRTGILLLILFCLVFQPTGQTLPLVFQTLPVAAASPPLTLVDAVVCESVKDLSPQYPAVVFSIVAGKVSCFSFFDPVPKKTAIYHNWYYRNNLTTKIKLTLKPPSWSTFSTIQLRESDIGPWRVEITDQKGKVIKVLRFSVTE
- a CDS encoding diadenylate cyclase; amino-acid sequence: MDPLSFIGTIRWQDVVDITVNSYIIFRLYILLRGTNAFRILIGFAFLWFFQTTAEALGLIITSWAIQGITAVAAIIIIVVFRNEIRSVLQVKNLKSILWGFSHKTTPTPIEAIVDSAFELARKRMGALLVFPGQKDINELVQNGLPWKGLISKEMILSIFWHDNPVHDGAVIINGDRIQEVGAILPLTHRTDIPSHYGTRHRAAIGLSEISDALIILVSEEKGAVLVAKDSRMATITRREKLESILLEHVGATSPAGQHPQKEKLKLSIAALLSLLLVTGIWYSFSRGLETLISLETPIDYMNRDPEMEILDTSINTVNLNISGSGPLIKSIRPDQVMVRVDLKNAAIGNNTFTITKENISLPPGVYLKSVKPATVEVVLDTPIRKRLPVQVDWTGKLSPELILVQAALDPPYVEMIGRNKILRDITTIYTKKVFLDTITKSGSLTVNLALSPASLKLAPGSKDKVTVSYVVEKRSQ
- a CDS encoding SDR family NAD(P)-dependent oxidoreductase — translated: MEKLVAVVTGGTRGIGLGIAESLLKRGACVAITYRTDEKSAQKARQQLDGFIKSPQQVLFLKGDGGDPEIVAQQTQRVNEALGPVNVLVNNAGIMPQKSFDTLSFKEWDETIRVNLSSAFYWSSQVIPGMKRAGYGRIVNISSLAARGGGVVGPHYAASKAGLLGLTRYGARELGPFGVTVNAIAPAFIEDAGIFADWSREQKAALKEKVVVARIGQVNDVVRAFEYLLDSDFVTGVTLDVCGGAFMI
- a CDS encoding tartrate dehydrogenase, translating into MKVFKIASIPGDGIGKEVVPAGQQVLDTAAEVHGGYRFDYDRLDWSCEYYLKNGCMMPGNGIDVLREYDAIFLGAVGFPGVPDHVSLWGLLLPIRRELQQYINLRPVKLLPGVKTPLAGRTSEDIDFLVVRENNEGEYSNMGGRLYQGTAQEVVVQNTVFTRYGVERVIRYAFKLARKAGKKRVTSATKSNGINFSMPFWDEIFEKISKEYPDLASDRFHIDALSARFVTNPKHFGVVVGSNLFGDILTDLGAAIAGSIGIAPSANLNPEGNYPSLFEPVHGSAPDIAGKGIANPMGQIWSGAMMLDHLGFPESGERVMQAMEAVLKEGTLTPDLGGKASTAEVAAAVCEKIRKLL
- a CDS encoding isochorismatase family protein, with protein sequence MNAYAELLNKDDSLLLLVDFQKSMLANCVGADRVRNNAFVLIDIARILSIPIILTEQNPRKLGTFLPELAAKVPNPAVFSKNQFGCLENEIIQQAIAETGRKSIILAGIEAHICIFQTGVGGVRLGYRVHVVADAVSASSQMNLEIGLERLKRAGAVITSMEMAIFELLKLADTDEFRNVLPHIKKIVK
- a CDS encoding NAD-binding protein, which translates into the protein MFRSSDFPAQFPLKHMSKDLELVMAASAETGATVPIAQAATRLYREALKQNLGEMDFAAVKLVLERPAGFKKC
- a CDS encoding NAD(P)-binding domain-containing protein — encoded protein: MMKPKVGFLGMGIMGQPMALNIRKAGYELMVYNRTVNRNAAATRAGAALAESPKQVAQWADVIFFILRPACSEAQIFRRSFRSST
- a CDS encoding SagB/ThcOx family dehydrogenase, encoding MDQQKIKEVFQYHHDSKHRYNRYARSPGYMDWENQPNPFRIYKGVTPVGLPLLKADPAAAHLDLYRRQNNQPQPIGLENLAGFLELSLGLSAWKGVSGNKWSLRINPSSGNLHPTEAYVVLPGMDAVKSGLYHYNSFLHALEPRCFLPSETWEAVEQRFQTKCFLVALSSIFWRESWKYGERAFRYCNHDIGHALACLSFSGNLFGWKVTCLNELSDRQIETVLGFDKTQYPDLENEQAELMCVVHDSRIEDMPCGLTDAIVALLSKGPYMGTPNRLSRSPVNWEFIYRTADRTQKPQTEKKTYIYGFRGDFDGKKSRFSAAEIIRKRRSAVAFNPEGSITRDQFLSMLDKTIPRDRRAPFDAGISEPCLQLLIFVHAVSGQSQGLYLFLRTDKDMQDLKDQLKPGFLWQPVVNGFPLYLLEEKNYRQDAKIVSCDQDIAGSSVFSLGMIARFKDVIETEPYRYRHLYWEAGMIGQVLYLEAEAAGLRGTGIGCYFDDEVHAIMGLKTDHFQSLYHFTVGTPIEDQRIQTLAPYHHLEAVQSKEKE